A DNA window from Desulfobacterales bacterium contains the following coding sequences:
- a CDS encoding aminopeptidase has translation MKANEKTRSLLSGLRRILGITVVLLWSSTCLQCRSLPYYEQAIDGQMQILQKRQPIADLIEDPQTPPELRDKLKFIQSVREFAEKELLLPVNGHYLSYVELDRPYVVWNVFAAPELSLTPKTWCFPIVGCVIYRGYFKEADARRFADGLAQQGLDVYIGGAIAYSTLGWFDDPVLSTFVHLSDTDTVALIFHELAHGLLYIPDDTAFNESFATAVEQEGLKRWQMATNRAKGYPEWQSKRHQRQKFIALVSKYRTQLKQVYESSLSTEEKRDQKAAIFNRMRSEFRTVSTTHHEMAVYSAWFQKPLNNAQLISVSTYHDWEPAFSQMLSDSKGDLEKFYEKCRQLAEKEPQERQRVLTQALQNAQPTEHRSKVIQ, from the coding sequence ATGAAAGCAAATGAAAAAACACGGTCGTTACTTTCCGGTCTCAGAAGAATTTTAGGTATTACGGTCGTGCTGTTGTGGTCATCAACTTGCCTTCAGTGCCGCTCACTGCCCTATTATGAACAGGCCATTGACGGTCAAATGCAGATTTTGCAGAAACGACAGCCGATTGCTGATCTGATCGAAGATCCGCAAACACCACCAGAACTGCGAGACAAACTTAAATTTATCCAATCCGTAAGAGAATTTGCCGAAAAAGAGCTCCTGCTGCCGGTCAATGGTCATTATTTAAGCTATGTGGAACTGGACCGTCCCTATGTGGTCTGGAATGTATTCGCTGCGCCGGAATTGTCATTGACGCCCAAAACCTGGTGTTTTCCGATCGTCGGCTGCGTAATCTATCGCGGGTATTTTAAGGAGGCCGATGCCCGCCGCTTTGCCGATGGTTTAGCTCAACAGGGGCTTGATGTGTACATCGGCGGTGCAATAGCCTATTCGACCCTCGGCTGGTTTGATGATCCGGTCTTGAGCACCTTTGTTCACCTGAGTGATACCGATACGGTCGCGCTCATATTTCATGAACTGGCCCATGGACTGCTGTACATACCGGATGATACCGCCTTTAACGAAAGCTTTGCAACCGCAGTTGAACAGGAAGGTCTTAAACGCTGGCAAATGGCCACCAACCGGGCCAAAGGCTATCCAGAATGGCAAAGCAAGCGGCATCAACGTCAAAAATTCATTGCCCTGGTTTCAAAATATCGGACCCAACTAAAGCAGGTATATGAAAGCAGTCTGTCAACAGAGGAAAAACGAGACCAAAAAGCAGCCATTTTCAACCGGATGCGGTCCGAATTCAGGACCGTCAGCACCACGCATCACGAAATGGCCGTTTATAGTGCCTGGTTTCAGAAGCCATTAAACAATGCACAATTGATCAGTGTGTCAACCTATCATGATTGGGAACCGGCCTTTAGCCAAATGCTGTCCGATAGCAAGGGTGACCTGGAAAAATTTTATGAAAAATGTCGGCAACTTGCGGAAAAAGAGCCGCAGGAACGGCAGCGCGTTTTAACCCAGGCCCTTCAGAATGCGCAACCCACTGAACATCGCAGCAAAGTGATCCAGTGA
- a CDS encoding general secretion pathway protein GspB produces MSTILKALKRVDQTTPPPDDLQSGPPIIDTKEAVKGRVFRIWLRHKVVWVLILLGVVIGAGWLIFNQKDRLLTRIGSPGRSEKPPVFQAKIEPQPGQSKRPGPQPTTALNQQKKPSRATSEGERVGTNRGRTESLQSQLRQKNQTRQMTSSEPQARAAEKEPTAKPSRSRRPVSITRKAEQRETRSLGAVPAKKSPSRSARATRSYQKLDNDSLKLQAIAWSKVASQRIAVINDRIVREGESIEGFSINQIRQEDVIVNDGSQTWQLEFGLR; encoded by the coding sequence TTGAGTACCATTTTAAAAGCATTAAAACGAGTTGACCAAACCACACCGCCACCGGACGATTTACAGTCCGGGCCGCCGATAATCGATACCAAAGAGGCCGTAAAAGGTCGTGTGTTTCGGATCTGGCTGCGGCACAAGGTGGTTTGGGTGCTGATCCTTTTAGGGGTTGTCATCGGCGCTGGATGGCTGATCTTCAACCAAAAAGACCGGCTCCTCACCAGAATTGGGTCACCCGGTCGATCTGAAAAACCCCCGGTTTTCCAGGCTAAAATAGAGCCCCAACCAGGGCAATCAAAACGCCCGGGTCCCCAACCGACAACAGCGCTAAATCAGCAAAAAAAACCAAGCAGGGCAACATCTGAGGGTGAGCGAGTCGGCACTAACCGAGGGCGCACCGAATCTCTCCAATCTCAGTTAAGGCAGAAAAATCAGACAAGACAAATGACATCATCCGAACCACAGGCCCGCGCTGCTGAGAAGGAACCGACCGCTAAACCCAGCAGATCTCGCAGACCCGTTTCAATTACAAGGAAAGCGGAACAGCGTGAAACCCGATCTCTTGGAGCTGTGCCGGCGAAAAAATCACCATCAAGGTCCGCCCGGGCCACAAGATCCTACCAGAAACTGGATAACGACAGTTTAAAACTGCAAGCCATTGCCTGGTCAAAGGTTGCTTCACAACGGATTGCGGTCATCAACGACCGCATCGTGCGAGAAGGCGAATCAATAGAAGGCTTTTCCATCAACCAAATCCGTCAGGAAGATGTGATCGTCAACGACGGCAGCCAAACCTGGCAACTTGAATTTGGGTTGCGGTAA
- a CDS encoding HD domain-containing protein — protein MQEKNYIPIRNSQINYYKDIALYYVQDGSFVLYKPPGKSLTECRLSEERHPSELYIHQKDRLTAIKVLQTGFNQHIFTSIQTGNVVAVKSTLCDLVEETLKEPRSGTLKALPETVDMLVSGYSKNPEVVKTIASISFKDYSTVIHSVNVMALTLGFCFYSKRSLQETKRLGLSALLHDVGKTEIPDNILRAPRRLTGKEFKVMKRHPKLGEFIIKFKSGIDGDIAKGALEHHEKLDGSGYPLGTQRISFVGQLLGIIDCYEALTNEDRPYRRAKSPLDALKVIKNDVEAGKFDRIIFEKFCYSLI, from the coding sequence GTGCAGGAAAAAAATTACATTCCCATCCGAAACTCACAGATTAATTACTATAAGGACATCGCGCTCTATTATGTTCAAGACGGTTCTTTTGTCTTGTACAAGCCACCGGGCAAATCGTTGACGGAATGTCGGCTGTCAGAAGAACGGCATCCGTCCGAACTGTATATTCATCAGAAAGATCGATTGACTGCCATAAAAGTGCTGCAAACCGGTTTTAACCAGCACATTTTTACAAGTATTCAAACAGGAAATGTGGTGGCCGTGAAATCAACCCTTTGCGACCTGGTTGAAGAGACCCTCAAAGAGCCGCGCAGCGGAACGCTAAAGGCATTGCCCGAAACGGTGGATATGCTGGTCAGCGGGTACTCCAAAAATCCAGAGGTGGTCAAAACCATCGCTTCGATTTCATTTAAAGACTACAGCACGGTAATTCATTCGGTAAATGTGATGGCATTGACGCTGGGTTTTTGCTTTTACTCGAAAAGATCATTACAGGAAACCAAACGCCTGGGTTTAAGCGCCTTATTGCATGATGTGGGTAAAACCGAGATTCCGGACAATATCCTGAGAGCGCCCCGCAGATTAACCGGCAAAGAATTCAAGGTCATGAAGCGGCATCCCAAACTGGGAGAATTTATCATTAAATTCAAAAGCGGCATTGACGGCGACATCGCCAAGGGCGCCCTCGAACACCACGAAAAACTGGATGGCAGCGGCTACCCGCTGGGAACGCAGCGCATCTCATTTGTCGGTCAATTGCTGGGCATCATCGACTGCTACGAAGCGTTAACCAACGAGGACCGACCCTACCGCAGAGCCAAAAGCCCGCTGGACGCCCTTAAGGTCATCAAAAACGACGTCGAAGCCGGAAAATTTGATCGCATCATTTTTGAAAAATTTTGCTATAGCCTTATTTGA
- a CDS encoding AAA family ATPase: MYNKFFGFKEKPFKLVPNPAYFYLSKSHEEAMAHLNYAISQGDGFVEITGEVGTGKTTLCRTFLESLNGSVEAAYIFNPKMGPRQLLKTIIEEFGIQVRSDNTKDLIDLLNAFLIKKKASGKKVILLIDEAQNLNRNVLEQLRLLSNLETNRDKLLQIILVGQPELSEMLNSHALRQVGQRITLSYRLSPLTFNECKEYIQYRINIAAQKSAIKFDRSAYRQIFKYSKGIPRLINIVCDRSLLTAFVLNQFKISASIAKASVKELATRGQVKSSGITTGKWALVGISMLSIVFLVVVFYQPIRDTIMATITGPDDLETPVVAQTAAVKTEAKAPAPSADISDPIKPTTAPPAENRVSTMSLADYLMHMDGPSSRQPALQQAMKLWQTGAQFTPHLNDINDDQTYFRLSAKPNGMFIHRLETDMVFLKKLNLPAILEFYPPGSSSPGYLTLSRLDGDAIMLKGKNKTDWIVTDLEELEFYWSGVAYLPWKNYHSIWGTIPTQSYKDSVITLKLLLQDIGFENVAIDEKYDEFTQNAVESIQAKYGIPVDGYVGPLTKIILYREKNSFSMPQLYAPR; encoded by the coding sequence ATGTATAATAAGTTTTTTGGTTTTAAAGAAAAGCCCTTCAAACTGGTGCCAAATCCGGCTTATTTTTATTTAAGTAAAAGCCATGAGGAAGCAATGGCCCATTTGAATTATGCGATTTCCCAGGGAGACGGGTTCGTTGAAATTACCGGAGAGGTCGGAACAGGGAAAACCACCCTGTGCCGAACTTTTCTTGAAAGCCTCAACGGCAGTGTAGAAGCGGCCTACATCTTCAATCCCAAAATGGGCCCCAGACAGTTGCTGAAAACCATCATTGAAGAATTTGGTATCCAGGTCCGCAGTGACAACACCAAAGATTTAATTGATCTGCTGAATGCCTTCCTGATCAAAAAGAAGGCCAGTGGAAAAAAAGTGATCCTGCTCATCGACGAGGCCCAGAATTTAAATCGCAACGTTTTGGAACAATTGCGACTGCTTTCCAATTTAGAAACCAATCGGGACAAGCTGTTGCAGATTATCCTGGTCGGACAGCCCGAACTTTCAGAAATGCTTAATTCTCACGCGCTGCGGCAGGTCGGCCAAAGAATCACGCTCAGCTATCGCCTGAGTCCATTAACATTTAATGAGTGCAAGGAATACATCCAGTACCGCATTAACATCGCCGCCCAAAAATCGGCCATAAAATTTGACCGATCCGCTTATCGCCAAATTTTTAAATACTCAAAAGGTATACCGCGCTTAATCAACATTGTTTGTGACCGCTCCTTGCTAACCGCCTTCGTTTTGAATCAGTTTAAAATATCAGCCAGTATTGCCAAAGCATCGGTAAAAGAGCTTGCCACTCGAGGGCAGGTAAAAAGCAGCGGCATTACTACCGGCAAATGGGCGCTGGTTGGCATTTCAATGTTGAGCATTGTGTTTCTGGTTGTCGTCTTTTATCAACCGATTCGGGATACCATCATGGCGACGATCACGGGCCCTGACGATTTGGAAACACCCGTTGTGGCCCAAACCGCTGCGGTGAAAACCGAAGCCAAAGCGCCGGCACCGAGCGCTGACATCAGCGATCCTATCAAACCGACAACAGCACCGCCAGCGGAAAACCGTGTTTCAACAATGAGTTTGGCCGATTACTTAATGCACATGGATGGACCCAGTTCTCGCCAACCGGCTTTACAGCAAGCGATGAAGCTATGGCAAACAGGCGCTCAGTTTACGCCCCATTTAAATGATATTAATGATGATCAGACCTACTTTCGCCTTTCGGCCAAACCCAACGGAATGTTTATCCATCGTCTCGAAACCGATATGGTATTTTTAAAGAAATTAAATTTGCCCGCCATACTCGAATTTTATCCACCTGGCAGTTCAAGTCCGGGGTATCTGACGTTAAGTCGACTGGACGGTGATGCAATTATGCTAAAAGGCAAAAATAAAACGGATTGGATTGTCACCGATTTAGAGGAACTCGAATTCTACTGGTCCGGCGTTGCCTATCTGCCCTGGAAAAATTATCATTCTATTTGGGGGACCATACCAACGCAGTCGTATAAGGATTCGGTCATAACGCTGAAATTGCTGTTGCAGGATATCGGTTTTGAGAATGTGGCCATCGATGAAAAATATGACGAATTCACCCAAAACGCGGTGGAATCCATTCAAGCCAAATATGGCATTCCGGTAGACGGATATGTTGGCCCGTTGACCAAAATCATCCTTTACAGAGAAAAAAATTCCTTTAGCATGCCACAGCTGTACGCGCCCAGATGA